The sequence TATAACAGTAATACATATGCAGAAGTTCTCACCAACAGTATCAATAATAAACTAGCTCTTTGCTTTTATCATTTAACTCTTTAATATTCAACGCATACCTTCCACAGCCTACTTCCTTATTATTGACCCTATTCCTTCTAGCCTTACGCACTAGAATAGAATCTAGCTTTGCAAAGTTCATTTCTGTTACATATTGATGACATGAGAAACCAAAAGCACCATGATGATGAGATAACAGACATAAATCGGTAAGACAAAGATATTGGTTCAACTGAATTAGCTAATAGATGAGGGTGGGGTTGGGGGCACGCTGTCAGGTCCTTTGTTCAACTGAATTAGCTAACATCATGAGTATATTTGCAGTACTGAAACGTTGGAAGGTAGAAATGTAGGATCCAAAACAACATCCTTGCATGCGGACACCTGGTGACACACTACAAAAAAGGGTCACTATAACGTGGCAAATAAAATCAAGCAATGTGCATGCTTTCTCGTATTGAATTGATCGGTGACATGATCTGAAAATAACATCGCTGGCTCCTACTAACACCATCATCATCTGATAGTATAAAAGTACTAATTTTTACTGTCTAAAACATGTTCAAACATCATATATAAAAGTTCAGAGATAATATGAACCCACCAAAATAAAAGCTATACTCAATCTATGGGTCGAGCAGTTTAATCTGGTACCTAAGAGTGCAAGTGGTATCTACTAAATAGTACGTATACCTTAATGTCTGGAAACTAGCCATGAATTAATATAGCTGTAAAGCAgcaaaatttcattccacttcttATCTCAATGTGCAAACAGAGCAGGAACCAAGACGTAGGATCTCACCCTCCTGGCAGCTGGCTGCACGACAGCACGGGGATATGAAGCGGAGGGCTTCCACAGGGCGCCGGCTGCCGAGACGCAGTCATAGGTATAGCCAGGGGCAGGAGTAGGACGTAGATAGCTGGGAGCCTAGGGTCGTGGCAGATCCAGCGTTGAGCGACCTCTAGGGACTTGGCGAGGGGGTAAGGAGGGAGGACCGGAGGGGTGACTCACGGTGGGCGACAAAGGGCGGCGtacgggcttcgaccttgcgagGTTTGGTGCCGCCGCATCAGGTAATAGGATCACGGCGACGGCGTTGGGGGCCGGCCTGCTTGGGCGCGCGGCTGGGACGGCGGTTGCAACCGGCCGGCTAGGGCGCGCGGCTGTGGACGGCGATTGGCGGCGGCGGCATCAATTTTTGGGTGGAGCGCGACGACTGGAATTACGGGAAGGGAGATAGGGTTTTGGGCTGCGGCGGCGCGGCTGGTATTTGGGGCAGCCACTAATTTGCGCGCCACACATGTTTTTTTTGGCGACTGACACTGAGATGCTATAGGTATGAATTGCCGACTGACAAAACGACACTATTTACATATAAATATAACGACTAACACTCAGTTGGAATATAGACATATGCCGACTCACCATCTGTGGCCATGTATACCGACTAACAATTTGATGCTAATTCTCTATTTATAGCGACGGTCGTCAGACACTAATTTGGTGTTGTGGTATAGTGTTTCTCTCCTCCACGTGTTTATATGGACACATCATGCACCCTCCGCATGTGTATATGGTTACCGCTCTAGATAGTCTAAAGTCTAAACAGGCCCAAAATCTACCACTAGAAGGCTCCAACAGTACATCTTGATCGGAGCGAGATTAAAGACAAGGTTGTTCGAAAAATACAGATCTCGAATATTTATCACTCGCTAGTTTATTTTTTAAATTAAAACATGATAAATAAGAAAACGGATGGAGTATAATTGTATATGTATATCCAGATACTTGGAATAGGACTTGTAGAATCTTTTGAAGACAAATCTTGTTTAACTTCAAATGAATGGAGGACAAGGGACTCCTAAGAAAAGTTTTACTGCTATATACGGTAAAATGAAATAGCACATATGTCAGCAAGTCGATTAATTTCTCCATTAGAAAAATGGATATGTCCTTGTTCTGGTCTTTTTTTCACAATGTCACAAAGGTGGGATGAAATTGAAAATAGAATGAAAAAAAAATCTGCAACGCTGCATTATCAACCTACATTTGTGTTCAAGTACTCTGCCAAATCAGTGGACATAGAACGATGTATCTTTTACAGGTTCGCTCACATGTTTATCCTCGTTCCCATATTGTTCTCACAATTCTCACAAAAATAGGCtcaaaagaaaaaaaatgatCAAAATCCGCAACACTGCATCCTCAAGCTACACCTTCAATCCTAAAAGAAGCATCTCTCTACTAAAAAAACGGACACTGATGGAATCATCAGAAGTTTGAAACCGAATCGTGTGAGCATAGTACTTATTCGGTTTCTTTCGCCTATCAGAcgcttctcttttcttctcccaCTGCTCCTCTGGACGAGTTCTCGCGGCGGCGGAGAGATGACGCGGCAGTGGCCTCTGCCTTGCCGGACTTATCGTCGCCATCGCCTTTCCACCCGGCGCCCGGTGTAAAGAGCGACATCAGCCTCGCCATGGTGCTCCTGACGCTCCCGCCCACCGTACTGGTGTCGTGGGCGCTACCCTCCATGACGCGCACGGATGCTACCGCGCTCGTCACGTGCCTCAGCCTGTGGGACATGAGGAGCTCAAGGCGCACGTGCTCCGGGAGCCGCAGCGCGAACCGCTCCATCCCGCCGTCGCTGGCGCTGTGGCCCGTCGAGTTGGACCGCGGCAGCGCCTGCCGCCCCGCCGCGCGGCGGTTCCTCGCGAGGCGCTGGATCGTAGTCCGGTCCTCTTCTTCGCCTACCTCGCTTGCGCCGGCGCCGCCGATTAGCACGATAGCCGCGTGAACGGGCGACGAGTCCGGCGTCAGCGGTGGCGCCGTATGAAGCTCCAGCTGCGCTGCCGGGGCTGGTGGCGCGTCGTCGAGGACGCTGGCGCGGCAAAGCGGGCAGGTGGCGTGCCTCTCGAGCCAGAGGCCGATGCACTCCGGGTGGAACGCGTGCGGGCACGTCGGGAGGAGGCGgagggcgtcgtcgtcgtcgaacTCGAGGAGGCAGACCGAGCACTCGAGCGCGTCCTCGCGCCCGTCCACGATCCGGTGCTGTCTCACCTCTCGGAAGAACACTAGCGGCAGCGCAGCGATCGCGGCGGCATCGAGCCCTCCCTTGCGGCTGCCCCCTCCGCGGGGCCACTCCGGTGCCGACGCCGCGTCCGGAGCCTGggggtcgtcgtcgtcgggggccCGGAACAAGTGGAGGCAGGCGAAGGCAAGAAGCACGACGAAGACGGGGAAGAATACGGCCATGAATATAGAGATGCTCATCACGTCGGCGACCGTTTGGTTGTCGCGCGGCTCCGGGGACTGCGCCGCAACGACGGATACCGCAGAGACCGCTGCCAACACGGCGGCGGCGTACATGGCGTCGTCCCCCGGGTGCCGGGGCTAGGGTTTGGGCGGAGACGGCAGGTGAGGTGCGGTGCGGCGGTGGGTTTGATTAGTGGTCCTCGGAGGGTTTTAGATGCCGAGAGCCCCAGATGACAGATTGCGCGAGAAATAATCCAGCATAATTGATTTCCTTCCGAGATTACTTGGCGTCGGCTGTACGCAAGAATGGCATGCAGTTCGGGTATCTGCCGTGCCTTGCGCGGTGCGTCCGTGCCGCGTTAACCAAGAATAGTTGGCAAATTTTGCATGTTAAAAAAACAGATATGCACTCCTTTGAGTCACAAACAACTGCATTATAATTTACACTGGATTGAAGGGAGTAAAAGGAATTAAATCCTTTTTATTTAAAATTAAATTTCTTCTTGTTCAAAATTAAATTCATTCCTATTCAGAATTGAATAGAAAGTGATTTAATATCCTCGAATCTCACTCAATTCACTCCTAACCGAACAAGACCTAATGAGATATTTGATTCCCACCTTCTAAACTTTAGTGAttaaagtttagtcacttttagtcctAAACTATCAAACAGTATAACTAAAGGAAGCTTCCTAAATAGAAATTTTAGAGACTAAAGTTTTGTTCCTAAAGTTTAGAAGGCTAACTAAGGTTGTCCCCAGTAGCATTCCTATTTCATCCATGTTTCAAACTCCACTACGTAAATAATACAGTCTACAGTGTAAAATAATATTTTGCACGTCCATATACATGCTTTGCTGAGCACGGCCTAACTAGAGCATCAATAGAAACCTTGGACTTGGTTCAACAAAGATGAAGTGCTTGGCAAACCAGCAAACCTCAAGATAAAAATCATCATATTTTCGTTGGTTTGTAATTCACTGTCACAAGCTTATAAACTTATTTATATATTGTGGTTGTGTTTTTGTTCCGGTGCTTGCTTAGCTTGTGTAGCTTAAGTTGTATAGCTCTCTAGTATATGTAGCTTTTATAGTTGGGCAGTGCTAGGGTTGGTTAGACTTTGTGCTCTTTATACTCACTAGTACGTGTAGCAGCTCCTGATATgtgcttagagcatctccaatagttatgtaaatttagcACCCTAAATTatatatttaagaagttgctaaatcaCTTTAAGGAGTAGAAAAAATGTGTGTGCTTCAACAGTTCTCTATTTATTGGTTGCTAATTTTTAAAATTGTTCATGTCAACAAAAAAAGTGAGTGAGCATGCTTTCTATTTTTAATTCAGCTAGCACATCAACAACCTTCCATAATGTATTGGAAGGTTCAAGTTTTCGATGGAAGACCAGAAGGTCGCGGCGACGGCATGAAGAAAAAACATATGGCACTGGAGATAGATTTGTGGTCAATGAGACGGTGGGACGACACAAAACGGTGGCCGAAATATGGTTTTCACGATCTATCTTCTATTTTTAATTGAGCTAGCACAACAACCTTCCATAATGTCTTGTTAGGTCGAAGTTGTCGATGGAAGACCGGAAGGTCGCGACGACGGCATGAAGACAACACATGGCACTGGAGATAAATTTATGGTCAATGGGACGGTGGGACAACACAAAACGGTGGCCGAAAAAAAATTTTCGTGATGGATTTAGAACCAACATTGATTTAGGGAGTCCCAACGAAGTTCGTAAATGTATGGATGAAATTGAGTTTTGTATGGAGTTTGTAAATTTAAGGACCTGCTTTACATAACTGTTAGAGAAGAGTTTTCCCCAAAAAATTCTTAAATTCATATTTAGGGGttgtttacataactattggagttgctcttagttgGCTAATTGCACAGGTTTGTGTTATACTATGATATTGTTATTTAGATTTATTTAGTTGAGCTCTCACTAGCTCGATATCTTCGAGATAACTTGCTTAGGATCTTTTTTTAAGATTTTTACAACATAGATACAAATATAGACAGAGAGGTGTAGTCTTAGCTATACTGTTTAATTTAATTCGTAATTATATTAATTTGCTAGCTTACGTGTTTAAGTTCTTGAAAGGACTATTCCATTATCTTCATCCTACACACCATGAGCGCACATTCGGCTCCACCATCACAACTCCATGGATCTCCTAAAAGGCCACTGCTACAGGCAGCCTTGATGCAGTGGTTCCACCTTGATCCATACCCCCATCAGCTCCCTTTCACTCGGATCTGCTTGCTCTGCTTGCTCCGTTTGGTCGTCGTTGACTCGGTTCCTTTAACTAGGATTTCAAGAGAGAGTAGAGAAATGAGTTGGAGACTAGCGTCTCTTTGGTCATCCGATAGAGGAGTACAATGGTTTTCTCTCATTCAGATTTGCTTCCTCGTTCTAAGGCCATGGCCTATGACCATATAAAACACTATTTTATAATGTAAACAATGTAAATATTATTTATagtaaagtttgaaataaaagACATAATAGGAGATGAGATAAGAGACCTCAGATAAGAACTGATTCTTCGACGTGACGAGACTGACAGAAGTGGCACACACAACCAGAAAACTTTGCACGAAGAAATGAAGAGGGACAACCAAAAATTTCGTGGCACATAAAGTATTATAAACTTCTATAATGGCTCAAGGTAAAATTCTCCACATTCTATGCTTTTTAGTGGGTGAAGGAAAGGGCAGTGAAAAGCCACACCATTCGATCACAACTCCATCAGGACAACCACACCAAGGCGATAAAGTCGTAAAACTCAACACAGTACATTATGACGACTAACTCCGTGTATATCATTACTGGCCATCTTGAAACCTACCGTTCATTATTAGGCTCATTACTCATTAGCCACCTTGAAACCTACAGTTACAATTGAAGAACAAATCGATCTACCGAAATATCGGCTTTTTTGCGAAAGAATCTACGGAAATATCGGGGGAGAAGATTTCAGGAACTCCCCAAACGAAGAATCATATCACTCTTTTGTGTCACCAAGCTGGATTGCTGGAATAATAATGGAAACATGCTTGGGGGCCTAATGATTCTCTTCTGTGCTCTGGCTGCCATTTGCTAGGTTGGCCTGCGCATTGGCCAACCCATATACATGTCCCATCTTTGTTCTTTTAGTCTCCAGGTACCTACGGTTCTCACTGGTAATTGGCGTAATCAAGGGCACCCTGCCCGCAATGCTCAATCCATAGCCCTTGAGACCACTATATTTCGCAGGGTTATTAGTCATCAGCTTCATTGAACGGACTCCTAGATCCCGCAATATCTGCAGAGTAGTGAAATGTCAGTGGCCTACTCACTGCATGATAGGGTTACTTCATTCTATGTACATCACAGTTTCAGGCTGCAACAGGCATGAAATTCTTCAGTGTCTCCAAGTAAATTCATGTTGAAGCTCTAGAAAGATATATGATACTACTTTCCTATACAAGCAGACTTCAGCAGAAAGGAAGAGTTGTGGAGAAAGGTTCCACGGTAACTTGAGAGATAGTTCAGTCTTACCTGTGCGCCAATCCCGTATTCCCGTGAGTCCACAGGAAGACCAAGTTCCTCATTAGCTTCCACAGTATCACGCCCATCATCCTGTAAGTTATAAGCACGAAGCTTGTGGCCCAGACCAATACCCCTTCCTTCATGTCCACGGAGATAGACTAATACACCCCTTCCAGCCTTCTCAATCATCTCCATTGCCATCGCAAGCTGGTCGCCACAATCACATCTTGCGGATCCAAAAATGTCGCCTGTGAGGCACTCAGAGTGCACCCTCACCAAAATGTCTTGGCCGTCACCAATATCACCCTGCCCATCATTGGGTATGTGATTGATAGTTAGATCAGGTGATGTACAAACAGTAATACGTCACAAAACAAAATTCTACATAGGCAAAATAGTACTGCAGTGACTTACTTTCACCATGGCAATATGCTCAATGCCATCAATAACAGATTTGTAGCAATATGCATGGACATTGCCCCATTTCAAAGGCAAGCGTGCAACAGAAGCGCGTTCAATTAGCctgtctcttttcctcctataCCTGCAACAGATAAAATTTGTTAGCATAGCAATCAATATCTCAAGGATCACCAGCAACAGCACATAAGAACACCGAAGAGGCGTGTACATAACCAGCCATAGGTATTAATATGATTCTTGCAACCATATTAAGTACATCATTTTCAATCATATGTTACAACTAGGATAGAGAGAAAAAAAATGTAGGCATCTGCCTGAAAACACTTTCAGcttcttttttctttctttttaccaGCAAACACTGTTTCAGCATAATTATGAAATAATCGAAGAGAAAACTGTTCAATGGTAATTGAAATGCTAGCTAGATGCTGACTACTGTCTTAGTAGCAACATGTCAGGTACCAGAAGCTGAAGCTTTGGTAATTCAACTCACCTAATCAAGTCAGCAATAGATATAATCTTTAAGTTCTCCTTTTCAGCAAAGACACGCAACTTTGGTAGGCGAGCCATAGAACCAT is a genomic window of Zea mays cultivar B73 chromosome 5, Zm-B73-REFERENCE-NAM-5.0, whole genome shotgun sequence containing:
- the LOC100283118 gene encoding RING-H2 finger protein ATL3B precursor, which encodes MYAAAVLAAVSAVSVVAAQSPEPRDNQTVADVMSISIFMAVFFPVFVVLLAFACLHLFRAPDDDDPQAPDAASAPEWPRGGGSRKGGLDAAAIAALPLVFFREVRQHRIVDGREDALECSVCLLEFDDDDALRLLPTCPHAFHPECIGLWLERHATCPLCRASVLDDAPPAPAAQLELHTAPPLTPDSSPVHAAIVLIGGAGASEVGEEEDRTTIQRLARNRRAAGRQALPRSNSTGHSASDGGMERFALRLPEHVRLELLMSHRLRHVTSAVASVRVMEGSAHDTSTVGGSVRSTMARLMSLFTPGAGWKGDGDDKSGKAEATAASSLRRRENSSRGAVGEEKRSV